In a single window of the Elaeis guineensis isolate ETL-2024a chromosome 6, EG11, whole genome shotgun sequence genome:
- the LOC140858366 gene encoding uncharacterized protein has translation MASVEGSMPSMDDSSNTSSTQITGVRGKSDPAWNHCREAPELSGNTKRMKLACLYCGKSFAGGRINRFKQHLAGVKGEVEPCRKVPADIRHQMIQNIQAISEKKKRTKEMGEDYNPFSARHKEHEEQVYYRQLGKDDDRQEISPSSNKSMGNTRGKNIEGEKGKQLGTIGNYFMPRTTPGAQPTIKSLLQNKEAVERCDLAVAKWMIDACVPFNAVNSKYYQCMIDAIASMGPGYKAPNFHSVRGYLLTKNVDEVKKYVESFHTTWKKTGCTIMADG, from the coding sequence ATGGCCTCTGTTGAGGGAAGTATGccatccatggatgattcaagtaaTACTTCATCCACTCAAATAACTGGGGTTAGAGGTAAAAGTGATCCTGCATGGAATCATTGTAGAGAAGCTCCTGAACTTAGTGGTAATACCAAAAGGATGAAGTTGGCATGCTTGTATTGTGGAAAGTCATTTGCTGGTGGTAGGATCAATCGCTTCAAACAACATCTTGCAGGAGTAAAAGGAGAAGTAGAACCATGTCGCAAGGTGCCGGCGGATATTCGCCATCAAATGATACAAAATATTCAAGCTATtagtgagaagaagaaaagaacaaaGGAAATGGGTGAAGATTACAATCCCTTTAGTGCAAGGCATAAGGAACATGAGGAACAAGTATATTATAGACAATTAGGTAAAGATGATGACAGACAAGAAATTTCTCCCTCATCAAACAAGTCTATGGGTAATacaagaggtaaaaatatagaaggTGAAAAAGGAAAACAACTAGGAACAATTGGAAATTATTTCATGCCAAGAACAACTCCTGGTGCTCAACCAACTATAAAAAGCTTGTTGCAAAACAAAGAAGCAGTTGAAAGGTGTGATCTTGCAGTGGCAAAATGGATGATAGATGCATGTGTGCCATTTAATGCTGTCAACTCTAAGTATTATCAGTGCATGATAGATGCCATAGCTAGTATGGGGCCTGGTTACAAAGCTCCAAATTTTCATTCTGTTCGTGGTTATTTGTTAACCAAGAATGTTGATGAGGTGAAAAAGTATGTTGAAAGCTTTCATACTACATGGAAGAAAACAGGATGCACAATCATGGCTGATGGATAG